A genomic window from Methylorubrum extorquens includes:
- the kdsA gene encoding 3-deoxy-8-phosphooctulonate synthase, translated as MPETAQTSGSVVQTGGVAFANHLPLALIAGPCQLEGRTHALEVAAALKEMAGRLGIGLVFKSSFDKANRTSGRTARGVGLDEALPVFAEIRESLGLPVLTDVHEAGQCARAAQAVDILQIPAFLCRQTDLLLAAAATGRAVNVKKGQFLAPWDMAHVASKVTEAGNPNVIVTERGASFGYNTLVSDMRSLPIMARVTGGAPVVFDATHSVQQPGGQGATSGGQREFVAVLARAAVAVGVAGVFIETHPDPDRAPSDGPNMVALSDLPALVETLMAFDRLAKA; from the coding sequence ATGCCCGAGACCGCACAAACTTCCGGCTCCGTCGTACAGACCGGCGGCGTCGCCTTCGCCAACCATCTGCCGCTGGCGCTGATCGCCGGCCCGTGCCAGCTCGAAGGGCGAACCCACGCCCTCGAAGTCGCTGCCGCCCTCAAGGAGATGGCGGGCCGGCTCGGCATCGGCCTCGTGTTCAAATCGTCCTTCGACAAGGCCAACCGCACCTCCGGCCGCACCGCCCGCGGCGTCGGCCTCGACGAGGCGCTGCCGGTCTTCGCCGAGATCCGCGAGAGCCTCGGGCTGCCCGTGCTCACCGACGTGCACGAGGCCGGGCAATGCGCGCGGGCGGCGCAAGCCGTCGACATCCTGCAGATCCCGGCCTTCCTCTGCCGCCAGACGGACCTTCTGCTCGCCGCTGCCGCCACGGGCCGGGCAGTCAACGTCAAGAAGGGTCAGTTCCTCGCGCCCTGGGACATGGCCCATGTCGCGTCCAAGGTGACCGAGGCCGGCAACCCCAACGTCATCGTCACCGAGCGCGGCGCCTCGTTCGGCTACAACACCCTCGTCTCCGACATGCGCTCGCTGCCGATCATGGCCCGCGTCACCGGCGGCGCACCGGTGGTGTTCGACGCCACGCACTCGGTGCAGCAGCCCGGCGGGCAGGGCGCCACCTCCGGGGGGCAGCGGGAGTTCGTCGCGGTGCTCGCCCGCGCCGCGGTGGCGGTCGGCGTGGCAGGCGTGTTCATCGAGACTCATCCCGATCCCGACCGAGCCCCCTCCGACGGGCCGAACATGGTTGCGCTGTCCGACCTGCCGGCGCTGGTCGAAACGCTGATGGCATTCGACCGTCTCGCCAAGGCGTAG
- a CDS encoding chloride channel protein — translation MRLFAVRTTDPPMLDRGRMAAMVCDPAPASASAMSPSPPTTAPLVQAPVRLRAWVRGNEIALVGLAAVTGCVGGLVVVAMSGATQFLREILYRLPAGQRLSSLTDLPAEGLMGVPFLAPALGGAILGLLLLIATRGRGKAKRAVVDPIEANALHGGRMSLRGSLDVAAQNVVSNGCGASVGLEAGYTQVAAAIASRLGIAFEMRRSDLRTLVGCGSAAAIAAAFGSPLTGAFYAFELIIGTYTIATLAPVVVAALCGSLVARALTPQVALVDVGSLALAKDTALVAGDTLPCLVLGLVCAGLAVLLMRGVTLVEQGFRASRLPAPLRPVLGGLCVGGLALATTPQVLAAGHGALHITLAPEAAAGLGALAGLIVAKAAASAMSIGSGFRGGLFFASLFLGALVGRLFAGLAPMVWPGFEGFGLAPVGYAVIGMSAFAVAIVGGPLTMTFLALEMTGSFPVTGLVLASVIASSLTVRKTFGYSFATWRFHLRGESIRSAHDVGWMRSLTVGRMMRKDIRPVPLDTPMATFLRAHPLGSPSRVVIVDEHDRYAGIVLVPEAHARAAENDGETPRLADVVRYPGSFLLADMTVKQAATAFDGAESEELAVLDGSQSRRVIGLLTESHTLKRYSEELDRQRRAMLGEAA, via the coding sequence ATGCGCCTCTTCGCGGTTCGCACCACCGATCCACCGATGTTAGACCGCGGGCGCATGGCCGCCATGGTATGCGATCCGGCCCCAGCCTCCGCGAGTGCGATGAGCCCGTCTCCGCCCACCACCGCCCCGCTCGTCCAGGCTCCGGTCCGGCTTCGAGCCTGGGTGCGGGGGAACGAGATCGCCCTCGTGGGGCTCGCCGCCGTGACGGGATGCGTCGGGGGGCTCGTCGTCGTCGCCATGAGCGGCGCCACCCAGTTCCTGCGCGAAATCCTCTATCGGCTCCCCGCGGGCCAGCGCCTCAGCAGCCTGACGGACCTTCCGGCAGAGGGGCTGATGGGGGTTCCGTTCCTGGCTCCGGCGCTCGGCGGCGCGATCCTCGGCCTGCTGCTCCTGATCGCAACGAGGGGGCGCGGCAAGGCCAAGCGTGCAGTGGTCGATCCGATCGAGGCCAACGCACTGCACGGGGGGCGGATGTCGCTGCGCGGCTCCCTCGACGTGGCGGCGCAGAACGTGGTCTCGAACGGCTGCGGCGCCTCGGTCGGGCTGGAGGCAGGGTACACCCAGGTCGCGGCGGCGATCGCCTCGCGGCTCGGCATCGCCTTCGAGATGCGGCGTTCGGACCTGCGTACCTTAGTCGGCTGCGGCTCGGCCGCTGCGATCGCCGCCGCGTTCGGCTCGCCCCTGACCGGCGCGTTCTACGCGTTCGAACTCATCATCGGCACCTACACCATTGCGACGCTCGCCCCCGTCGTCGTCGCGGCCCTGTGCGGAAGCCTCGTGGCGCGGGCGCTTACCCCTCAGGTCGCCCTGGTCGATGTCGGATCCCTGGCTCTGGCCAAGGATACGGCTTTGGTGGCGGGCGACACGCTGCCGTGCCTCGTCCTCGGCCTCGTCTGCGCCGGCCTGGCGGTGCTGCTGATGCGCGGCGTGACGCTGGTGGAGCAGGGCTTTCGCGCCTCGCGCCTGCCCGCGCCGCTGCGGCCCGTCCTCGGCGGGCTGTGCGTCGGCGGGCTGGCTCTCGCGACGACCCCTCAGGTGCTCGCGGCCGGGCATGGCGCGCTCCACATCACCCTTGCGCCCGAGGCGGCGGCGGGGCTCGGAGCGCTCGCCGGCCTCATCGTCGCTAAGGCCGCGGCCTCCGCGATGTCGATCGGGTCAGGCTTCCGCGGCGGCCTGTTCTTCGCATCATTGTTTCTCGGCGCGCTGGTGGGCCGCCTGTTCGCCGGGCTCGCGCCGATGGTCTGGCCCGGCTTCGAGGGGTTCGGCCTCGCGCCGGTCGGCTATGCCGTGATCGGCATGAGCGCCTTCGCCGTCGCCATCGTCGGCGGCCCGCTCACCATGACCTTCCTCGCCCTGGAGATGACGGGCAGCTTCCCCGTGACGGGGCTCGTGCTCGCTTCGGTGATCGCCTCGTCGCTCACGGTGCGGAAGACCTTCGGCTACTCCTTCGCCACTTGGCGCTTCCACCTGCGCGGGGAAAGCATCCGCAGTGCCCACGATGTCGGCTGGATGCGCTCCCTGACGGTCGGGCGGATGATGCGCAAGGACATCCGGCCGGTGCCCCTCGACACCCCGATGGCGACATTCCTGCGCGCGCATCCCCTCGGCTCGCCGTCGCGAGTGGTCATCGTGGACGAGCACGATCGCTATGCCGGTATCGTGCTCGTGCCGGAGGCGCACGCGCGGGCGGCTGAGAATGACGGCGAGACGCCGCGCCTCGCCGACGTCGTGCGCTACCCCGGTTCGTTTCTACTTGCCGACATGACCGTCAAGCAGGCCGCGACCGCCTTCGATGGGGCTGAGAGCGAAGAACTCGCCGTGCTTGACGGTTCGCAGAGCCGCCGGGTCATCGGATTGTTGACCGAGAGCCACACGCTCAAACGCTACAGCGAAGAGCTGGACCGGCAGCGTCGCGCCATGCTCGGCGAAGCGGCTTGA
- a CDS encoding DUF6894 family protein, translating to MPLYYFDVHDGTHITDKVGVELEDFEAAKLHAMHVAAIHSVNPKMIGSNGGAMVIVIRRPDNTVMASVRMSFNINIEKRET from the coding sequence GTGCCTCTCTATTACTTCGATGTGCACGATGGCACTCACATAACAGATAAAGTCGGCGTGGAACTTGAAGACTTTGAGGCGGCGAAGTTGCATGCAATGCACGTAGCCGCGATCCATTCGGTAAATCCGAAAATGATCGGAAGCAATGGTGGGGCAATGGTTATCGTCATTCGTCGGCCCGATAATACAGTGATGGCAAGTGTACGAATGTCGTTCAATATAAATATCGAGAAAAGAGAAACATAA
- a CDS encoding DUF6894 family protein yields the protein MPRFFFDVHDGHHERDDEGTLCDNVQAAALEAKILLPAIARHEVPKDGERQTITVLVTDEDGHPVYSAALCFVGTWLLR from the coding sequence ATGCCGCGCTTTTTCTTCGACGTCCATGACGGTCACCACGAGCGCGACGACGAGGGTACCCTTTGTGACAACGTGCAGGCCGCGGCGCTGGAGGCCAAGATCCTGCTGCCCGCGATCGCAAGACACGAGGTGCCGAAGGATGGTGAGCGCCAAACCATTACGGTGCTGGTGACCGACGAGGACGGGCATCCCGTCTACTCTGCCGCTCTTTGCTTTGTGGGTACCTGGCTGCTTCGCTGA